The following proteins are co-located in the Paludibaculum fermentans genome:
- the folP gene encoding dihydropteroate synthase encodes MTTEIMGILNVTPDSFSDGGRFAHLEPAVEQAFRLVEEGASILDIGGESTRPGAAPVSEEEELRRVLPVVEALAGRIHARLSIDTYKPAVAEACLRAGAEMINDVTGLRDARMASVAAAHGAAVVIMHMRGTPATMNQETAYSDVVAEVKAFLSRQATAARAIGVDEIILDPGIGFAKTAPQSFELLRRLGEFADLGCPLLIGPSRKSFLATLPGMEKLGDRLEGTLAASVIGVMQGASIVRVHDVKECRKALAVADAVKG; translated from the coding sequence GTGACCACCGAGATCATGGGCATCCTCAATGTGACGCCCGATTCCTTCTCTGACGGAGGCCGCTTCGCCCACCTGGAGCCGGCCGTGGAACAGGCCTTCCGCCTGGTGGAAGAGGGCGCCTCCATCCTTGATATCGGCGGCGAAAGCACCCGCCCCGGCGCCGCACCCGTCTCCGAGGAAGAGGAGCTCCGCCGCGTGCTCCCCGTCGTGGAGGCCCTCGCCGGACGCATCCACGCCCGCCTCTCTATCGATACCTATAAGCCCGCCGTCGCCGAAGCCTGCCTCCGCGCCGGAGCCGAAATGATCAACGACGTCACCGGGCTCCGCGACGCCCGCATGGCCTCCGTCGCCGCCGCCCACGGAGCCGCCGTCGTCATCATGCACATGCGCGGCACCCCCGCCACCATGAACCAGGAGACCGCTTACTCCGATGTCGTCGCCGAAGTGAAGGCGTTCCTCAGCCGCCAGGCCACCGCTGCCCGAGCCATCGGCGTCGACGAGATCATCCTCGACCCCGGCATCGGCTTCGCCAAAACCGCCCCCCAGAGCTTCGAGCTCCTGCGCCGCCTGGGCGAGTTCGCCGATCTGGGCTGCCCGCTGCTCATCGGACCCTCCCGCAAGTCGTTCCTCGCTACACTGCCCGGTATGGAGAAGCTCGGAGATCGCCTCGAAGGCACGCTCGCCGCCTCCGTCATCGGAGTCATGCAGGGCGCCTCCATCGTCCGCGTTCACGACGTCAAGGAATGCCGCAAAGCCCTCGCCGTGGCCGACGCGGTGAAAGGTTGA
- the folB gene encoding dihydroneopterin aldolase: protein MDKILLRGVHLTVHLGVPPEERSIPQEIVLDLDVEFDTRPAGLSDDFKLTVDYAAMHTVVRRVATERHYSLVECMAERIAAALLAEFPIESARVLLMKPAALRGRKVDYPAVEILRRRDG, encoded by the coding sequence ATGGACAAGATCCTGCTCCGCGGCGTCCACCTCACCGTCCATCTAGGCGTCCCGCCCGAGGAGCGCAGCATCCCCCAGGAGATTGTCCTCGACCTCGATGTCGAGTTCGACACCCGCCCCGCCGGCCTCTCCGACGACTTCAAACTCACCGTCGACTATGCCGCCATGCACACCGTCGTGCGCCGCGTCGCCACGGAACGCCACTACTCCCTCGTCGAATGTATGGCCGAACGCATCGCCGCTGCCCTCCTGGCCGAGTTCCCCATCGAAAGCGCCCGCGTCCTGCTCATGAAGCCCGCCGCCCTGCGCGGCCGCAAAGTCGACTACCCCGCCGTCGAGATCCTCAGGCGCCGTGATGGCTGA
- the folK gene encoding 2-amino-4-hydroxy-6-hydroxymethyldihydropteridine diphosphokinase, translated as MADVYLGLGSNIGDKAANLQAALARLAEFCAVLAVSSFHETDPVGYLDQDRFLNAAAHVSTHLEPAVFLTRLLETELSLGRVRTLVNGPRIIDLDILLWDRQVIDLPGLSVPHPRMHERLFVLDPLVELAPEAIHPRLGRTVRQLRETLLSRMV; from the coding sequence ATGGCTGACGTCTACCTCGGCCTCGGCTCCAACATCGGCGATAAGGCCGCCAACCTCCAGGCCGCCCTGGCCCGCCTCGCGGAGTTCTGCGCAGTGCTGGCCGTGTCGTCCTTCCATGAAACCGACCCCGTCGGCTACCTCGACCAGGACCGCTTCCTCAACGCCGCCGCCCACGTCTCGACCCATCTCGAGCCGGCCGTCTTCCTCACCCGTCTTCTTGAAACCGAGCTATCTCTCGGACGGGTTCGCACCCTCGTCAACGGACCCCGCATCATCGACCTCGACATCCTGCTCTGGGACCGGCAGGTGATCGACCTGCCTGGTCTGTCCGTCCCGCATCCCCGCATGCATGAGCGACTCTTTGTACTGGATCCCCTTGTCGAGCTTGCGCCGGAGGCCATCCACCCGCGTCTCGGACGCACGGTCCGGCAACTGCGCGAAACCCTACTCTCCCGCATGGTTTAG